One window from the genome of Prinia subflava isolate CZ2003 ecotype Zambia chromosome 2, Cam_Psub_1.2, whole genome shotgun sequence encodes:
- the SIX2 gene encoding homeobox protein SIX2 produces MSMLPTFGFTQEQVACVCEVLQQGGNIERLGRFLWSLPACEHLHKNESVLKAKAVVAFHRGNFRELYKILESHQFSAHNHPKLQQLWLKAHYIEAEKLRGRPLGAVGKYRVRRKFPLPRSIWDGEETSYCFKEKSRSVLREWYAHNPYPSPREKRELAEATGLTTTQVSNWFKNRRQRDRAAEAKERENNENSNSNSHNPLSASMNGNKTVLGSSEDEKTPSGTPDHTSSSPALLLSSNPGLQPLHGLGHPQGPSAIPVPSADPMHHHSLQDSILNPMSSNLVDLGS; encoded by the exons ATGTCGATGCTCCCGACTTTTGGCTTCACCCAAGAGCAAGTGGCCTGCGTCTGCGAGGTGCTCCAGCAAGGCGGCAACATCGAGCGGCTGGGGCGGTTCCTCtggtccctccctgcctgcgaGCACCTCCACAAGAACGAGAGCGTTCTGAAGGCCAAGGCGGTGGTGGCCTTCCACCGGGGCAACTTCCGCGAGCTCTACAAGATCCTGGAGAGCCACCAGTTCTCGGCGCACAACCACcccaagctgcagcagctctggctgaaggCGCACTACATCGAGGCGGAGAAGCTGCGGGGGCGACCCCTAGGGGCGGTGGGCAAGTACCGGGTGCGCCGCAAGTTCCCGCTGCCCCGCTCCATCTGGGACGGCGAGGAGACCAGCTACTGCTTCAAGGAGAAGAGCCGCAGCGTCCTGCGGGAGTGGTACGCCCACAACCCCTACCCGTCCCCCCGAGAGAAGCGGGAGCTGGCCGAGGCCACCGGCCTCACCACCACCCAGGTCAGCAACTGGTTCAAGAACCGCCGGCAGCGGGACCGCGCCGCCGAGGCCAAGGAAAG GGAAAACAACGAGAATTCCAACTCCAACAGCCACAACCCGCTCTCGGCGTCAATGAATGGGAATAAGACAGTTTTGGGGAGCTCAGAGGACGAGAAGACGCCGTCAGGGACCCCGGATCACACCTCCTCCAGCCCCGcgctgctgctcagctccaaccccgggctgcagcccctgcacggCCTGGGCCACCCCCAGGGCCCCAGCGCAATCCCCGTGCCCAGCGCCGACCCCATGCACCACCACAGCTTGCAGGACTCCATTCTCAACCCCATGTCATCTAACTTGGTCGATCTGGGCTCTTAA